In Romboutsia lituseburensis, a genomic segment contains:
- a CDS encoding sigma-70 family RNA polymerase sigma factor: protein MKINEENFIQHLKLKNEKALVYVIDNYGWIINGSIKKYLYNLKDYQEECFNDILLGIWNNIDNFDESKNSFKNWVGAISKYKTIDYKRKYYKYIEKENIDELSIPSKENIFEEVTKNELSEELDKLLNNLSCEDKALFLKLFVEGKAVESVSKEMNIHKNNIYNRVSRGKSKLRKLFIK, encoded by the coding sequence ATGAAAATAAATGAAGAAAATTTTATACAGCATCTAAAGCTAAAAAATGAAAAAGCTTTGGTATATGTTATAGATAACTATGGATGGATTATAAATGGATCTATAAAAAAATACCTATACAATTTAAAAGATTATCAAGAAGAATGCTTTAATGATATATTGCTTGGTATATGGAATAATATTGATAATTTTGATGAAAGTAAAAATTCATTTAAAAACTGGGTAGGGGCTATATCTAAATATAAAACGATAGATTACAAAAGAAAGTATTATAAGTATATTGAAAAAGAAAACATAGACGAACTAAGTATACCTTCTAAAGAAAATATATTTGAAGAAGTAACTAAAAATGAGTTAAGTGAAGAACTAGATAAATTATTAAATAATCTAAGTTGTGAGGATAAAGCTTTATTTTTGAAATTGTTCGTAGAAGGAAAGGCAGTAGAATCCGTAAGTAAAGAAATGAACATACATAAAAATAACATCTATAATCGTGTAAGCAGAGGAAAATCAAAACTAAGAAAATTATTTATAAAATAG
- a CDS encoding DUF4179 domain-containing protein — MSKNIYKMLNEVNIDLQELKNEEFTDFDKNKAKKNLKKSLNKNTKNQKHKKYILTTSILLMSMCLMNDNFVSYAKEIIYDISYNISKALGTSSNLEDYKNVINKSVSKNGLRVTLNEVVLNNDEIVFSYTVKSKKNLRDAKNFDVIVSGLYINNKQLSSIGGSGSEYIDNYTVESVEQCRLFGIEEDELRGDVDVKVEFSLMTEGEFKGKPWIFEFKANGKQLALDTEEIKINKSIELESGAKLILDKYTKNDIGEKIYAKIENYDENKYYDIYIEGIDDSKTNIKFLMGNCNNNEPMLERFDESSSLDIKNINLSIYIAEVESGFMPNKSDYKKVDEEFIIK; from the coding sequence ATGAGTAAAAATATATATAAAATGTTAAATGAAGTTAATATAGATTTGCAAGAATTAAAAAATGAAGAATTTACTGATTTTGATAAAAATAAAGCTAAAAAAAATTTAAAAAAGAGTTTAAATAAAAATACTAAAAACCAAAAACATAAAAAATATATATTAACAACATCTATTTTACTTATGAGTATGTGCCTAATGAATGATAACTTTGTATCTTACGCTAAAGAAATAATATATGATATTAGCTACAATATATCAAAAGCACTAGGGACATCTTCAAATTTAGAAGATTATAAGAATGTAATAAACAAAAGTGTTTCAAAAAATGGATTAAGAGTAACTTTAAATGAGGTTGTTTTAAATAATGATGAAATAGTATTTAGTTATACTGTTAAGAGTAAGAAAAACCTACGTGATGCTAAAAATTTTGATGTAATAGTATCAGGATTATATATAAATAATAAACAGCTAAGTAGCATTGGAGGAAGTGGATCAGAGTATATAGATAATTATACAGTAGAAAGTGTTGAACAATGTAGATTGTTTGGAATAGAAGAAGATGAATTAAGAGGAGACGTAGATGTAAAAGTTGAATTTTCTTTAATGACTGAGGGGGAATTTAAGGGAAAACCTTGGATATTTGAATTTAAAGCGAATGGTAAACAACTAGCGTTAGATACAGAAGAAATAAAGATAAATAAATCTATTGAACTTGAAAGTGGTGCAAAACTTATATTAGATAAATATACTAAAAATGATATTGGAGAAAAGATTTATGCTAAAATTGAGAATTATGATGAGAATAAATACTATGATATATATATTGAAGGAATAGATGACTCAAAAACTAATATTAAGTTTTTAATGGGAAACTGCAATAATAATGAGCCTATGCTAGAAAGGTTCGATGAAAGTTCTTCTCTGGATATTAAAAATATAAATCTTAGTATTTATATAGCTGAAGTTGAATCTGGCTTTATGCCAAATAAAAGTGATTATAAAAAAGTAGATGAAGAATTTATTATAAAATAA
- a CDS encoding helix-turn-helix domain-containing protein, producing MKIGSKLKQARLKKELTQENIANILNISRSTISSWEVGRSYPDLENIVLLSDLYNISLDSLLREDSDMIKKLSFDSRIINKINKLINYLPIISFIILLSSIFYINICNSTYNKLCAQMYEEMKVLSLKYDMTKVSNYKNELESILNKNEFKSIKAIEIYVADMETGNKNLETDKNKFRLLYETVDPKSKKGIAVLKNSLGILSTDILDKDGNIVHYQPYLKNYNIYRVEALALISAILGFLSLLISIIIKLKTLKNK from the coding sequence ATGAAGATAGGATCAAAATTAAAACAAGCTAGATTAAAAAAAGAATTAACTCAAGAAAATATAGCAAATATATTAAACATTTCTAGATCAACTATATCTAGTTGGGAGGTTGGAAGGAGTTACCCTGACTTAGAAAATATAGTGTTACTTAGTGATTTGTATAATATTTCTCTTGATAGTTTACTAAGAGAGGACTCGGATATGATAAAAAAACTTTCCTTTGATTCAAGAATAATAAATAAAATTAATAAATTGATTAATTATTTACCTATAATAAGTTTTATTATTCTTTTAAGTTCCATTTTTTATATAAACATATGCAATAGTACTTATAATAAATTGTGTGCACAGATGTATGAAGAAATGAAAGTTCTATCATTAAAATATGATATGACAAAAGTAAGCAACTACAAAAACGAGTTAGAGAGCATACTTAATAAAAATGAATTCAAATCAATCAAGGCAATAGAAATTTATGTGGCGGATATGGAAACGGGCAATAAAAATTTAGAGACAGATAAAAATAAATTCAGATTGTTATACGAAACAGTCGATCCTAAAAGTAAAAAAGGAATAGCGGTGTTGAAAAATTCTCTCGGCATCCTTTCGACTGATATTTTGGATAAGGACGGCAATATAGTTCATTACCAGCCTTATTTAAAAAATTATAATATATACAGAGTAGAGGCATTAGCTTTAATTTCTGCAATTTTAGGCTTTCTATCTCTGTTAATCAGTATTATTATTAAGTTAAAAACATTAAAAAATAAATAG
- a CDS encoding LytTR family DNA-binding domain-containing protein has protein sequence MKINILLDKLINKEDLIIQTNPVNSEVAESLKKHLENGLKITVINATNDRKIQVNINSILAFQSEGHMCCVKMKSGELYLINKRLKELENLDEKYFVKINNATIININEIKEFSSVSNARLEVFLSDKSSYFVNRHYVKIIKERLAC, from the coding sequence ATGAAAATTAATATTTTACTAGATAAACTTATAAATAAAGAAGACTTAATAATTCAAACAAATCCTGTAAACAGTGAAGTTGCTGAAAGTTTAAAAAAGCATTTAGAAAATGGATTAAAAATAACTGTTATTAATGCAACTAATGATAGAAAAATACAAGTAAATATAAATTCTATTTTAGCTTTTCAATCAGAGGGCCATATGTGCTGCGTAAAAATGAAATCTGGAGAATTATACTTAATTAATAAACGCCTAAAGGAATTAGAGAATTTAGATGAAAAATATTTTGTAAAAATAAATAACGCAACTATTATTAATATAAACGAAATTAAAGAATTTTCATCGGTATCAAATGCTCGATTAGAAGTTTTTTTAAGTGATAAATCATCCTACTTTGTAAATAGACACTATGTAAAAATAATAAAGGAGAGATTAGCATGTTAA
- a CDS encoding MarR family winged helix-turn-helix transcriptional regulator has protein sequence MAYKILGKYLSDLNRDFIKHVDLKLQEYQLTLNMWRCLMAIQKNKECNLKDIAELLDVDRAIITRNIKKLESLNYIIKEKGSNDNRFFDLYVTEEGVSILNSINEYQDKWYEKVMKDFNKQESEDLINLLKKLCKNI, from the coding sequence TTGGCATATAAAATATTAGGTAAATATTTATCGGATTTAAATAGGGATTTTATAAAACACGTTGATTTAAAATTGCAAGAATATCAATTAACCCTTAACATGTGGCGCTGTTTGATGGCTATACAAAAAAATAAAGAGTGTAATTTAAAAGATATAGCTGAGCTACTAGATGTAGATAGGGCTATCATAACTAGAAACATAAAAAAGCTTGAAAGTTTAAATTATATTATTAAAGAAAAAGGAAGTAATGACAATAGATTTTTTGATTTATATGTTACAGAAGAGGGAGTATCTATTCTTAATTCAATAAATGAATATCAAGATAAATGGTATGAAAAAGTGATGAAAGACTTTAATAAACAAGAATCAGAAGATTTAATTAACTTACTTAAAAAGCTTTGTAAAAATATTTAG
- a CDS encoding N-acetylmuramoyl-L-alanine amidase — protein sequence MSKKVFIDPGHGGSDSGAVGVNNLLEKNINLQVAKKVESLLKKQGIEVKLSRDNDVFLSLSDRTTMANNWKSDCFVSIHCNAFDGSAKGIETYSYQSSSSNLATKVHSQTLNTKAYTLNRGIKTASFYVLRNSNMRACLIEMAFIDHAEDSKILTQRQDDLALGIAKGICEYLGVEYKPNPGLPETKPPVVNSDTFYRVVCGSFNSKVYSEERLEELKKLGFNDAFITVFQKGSN from the coding sequence ATGAGTAAAAAAGTATTTATAGACCCAGGACATGGTGGTAGTGATAGCGGCGCTGTTGGAGTTAATAATTTACTTGAAAAAAATATAAATTTGCAAGTTGCTAAAAAAGTAGAGTCTTTACTAAAAAAACAAGGTATTGAAGTCAAATTAAGCAGAGATAATGATGTATTTTTATCTCTTAGTGATAGAACTACAATGGCAAATAATTGGAAATCTGACTGTTTTGTTTCCATACACTGTAATGCTTTTGATGGTTCGGCTAAAGGGATAGAAACTTATTCTTATCAATCAAGCTCTTCTAATTTAGCTACTAAAGTTCATTCTCAAACTTTAAATACTAAAGCTTATACTTTAAATAGAGGTATTAAAACTGCTAGTTTTTATGTTTTAAGAAATAGTAATATGAGAGCTTGTTTAATTGAAATGGCCTTTATTGATCATGCTGAGGATTCCAAAATCCTTACTCAAAGACAAGATGATTTAGCACTTGGTATTGCTAAAGGTATATGCGAGTATCTAGGAGTTGAATATAAACCTAATCCTGGACTTCCTGAAACTAAACCTCCTGTTGTTAATAGTGATACTTTTTACAGAGTAGTTTGTGGTTCTTTTAACAGCAAAGTTTATTCTGAGGAACGATTAGAAGAGCTTAAAAAACTAGGCTTTAATGATGCTTTTATAACTGTTTTTCAAAAAGGAAGCAATTAA